One window of Magallana gigas chromosome 2, xbMagGiga1.1, whole genome shotgun sequence genomic DNA carries:
- the LOC105336878 gene encoding uncharacterized protein, with translation MMTRSILIQSAILAWIVTILLSIASGPMLKMSYSMEDYSNGLNVHKRLQNLNIISSDFGGIKNTTKQFFACLTSFLACVLGLNIVVTILTIFPKMFYKKILYAAVVFFSLFTAVFIGLTIWSVLLYVDLNDEQIDPNTKTSDLHGQMMSSLKDNFRSDNLTTGTKISNEWNHLFMDFECCAVNKVVGTINDFEPTYWCRTEGSCHATSSQIPRTCCKGYTEYDYQNAPPECKSSVESGSYYDKGCFSVIMKEVIKERINFDSFTDDFLTEGLKVILVMWTCSFISLFGMCLFIGICLTKKGNAKKGNAENGDTSQTGNASPKTEHLYPNYQRSSQIFTKQERINYDRPNNKYDRHWQDICYSYRY, from the exons atGACACGTTCAATTTTAATTCAGTCCGCCATATTGGCTTGGATAGTTACCATTCTTCTCTCA ATCGCAAGTGGGCCAATGCTAAAGATGTCTTATTCAATGGAGGACTATTCCAATGGTCTCAATGTTCATAAAAGGTTACAGAACTTGAACATCATATCCAGTGATTTTGGTGGCATCAAAAATACAACCAAGCAATTTTTTGCTTGTTTGACCAGTTTCTTAGCTTGTGTCCTAGGTCTTAACATAGTTGTGACAATTTTGACGATCTTCCCAAAAATGTTCTACAAGAAGATTTTATACGCAGCAGTCGTATTCTTTTCTTTA ttTACCGCTGTCTTCATAGGTTTGACCATTTGGTCGGTTTTACTTTACGTGGATCTGAACGATGAACAAATCGATCCTAACACCAAAACG aGTGATTTGCATGGTCAAATGATGTCTTCATTAAAAGACAATTTTCGGAGTGACAACTTAACCACTGGAACTAAGATCTCCAATGAGTGGAATCACCTATTTATGGAC TTCGAATGTTGCGCCGTGAACAAAGTGGTTGGAACTATCAACGACTTCGAACCCACCTACTGGTGTAGGACAGAGGGGAGTTGTCATGCTACCTCCTCGCAGATACCAAGAACGTGCTGCAAAGGTTATACAGAATATGATTATCAAAATGCTCCTCCTGAATGTAAATCCTCCGTTGAATCCGGCTCTTACTATGACAAG GGTTGTTTCTCTGTCATCATGAAAGAGGTTATAAAGGAAAGGATTAACTTTGATTCTTTTACCGATGACTTTCTTACAGAGGGGCTAAAAGTAATTTTAGTCATG TGGACCTGTTCATTCATAAGCTTGTTTGGAATGTGTCTTTTTATTGGCATATGTTTGACGAAAAAAGGTAATGCCAAAAAAGGTAATGCCGAGAATGGAGATACTTCGCAAACTGGGAATGCATCACCGAAGACCGAACACTTGTATCCGAACTATCAAAGATCTTCGCAAATCTTCACAAAACAAGAACGCATCAACTATGACCGACCAAACAACAAATATGACAGACACTGGCAAGATATCTGTTACAGTTATAGATATTAA